From a region of the Alphaproteobacteria bacterium genome:
- a CDS encoding phosphotransferase, which yields MSVDRARFRCRHGSPHDATVRPRLVVAAARADHRGCAGVTPRAQLIDRFLAASGWGSARRRPLDGDASFRRYIRLIKDDGAMAMLMDAPPPQEDVRPFVVVDRHLRRLGFSAPDILAENAEHGFLLLEDLGDATFTRVLAEGGDETNLYALATDVLIALHRHAGSVDAPVPPYDDGRLLDEAVLLVDWFLPAVTGTPVTDSDRSDYLDLWRQMLPVARGVPDSLVLRDYHVDNLLRVDRRQGLAACGLLDFQDAVIGPCPYDLVSLLEDARRDISGVLIESMHARYLEAFPELDRDAFTASMAVLGAQRHAKVIGIFTRLDRRDGKPIYLRHIPRVWRLLERNLSHPALAELRRWIDERVPPTLHVAPPPCQSR from the coding sequence ATGTCTGTGGATCGAGCTCGATTTCGATGCCGACACGGATCGCCGCACGATGCGACTGTCCGGCCCCGGCTCGTGGTCGCGGCGGCTCGAGCCGATCATCGCGGATGCGCCGGCGTGACACCCCGCGCACAGCTCATCGATCGCTTCCTCGCCGCGTCCGGTTGGGGCTCGGCCCGACGCCGGCCGCTCGACGGCGACGCCTCGTTCCGGCGCTATATCCGGTTGATCAAGGACGATGGCGCCATGGCGATGCTGATGGACGCGCCGCCGCCGCAGGAAGATGTCCGCCCGTTTGTCGTTGTCGACCGCCATCTGCGCCGGCTCGGCTTCAGCGCGCCGGATATTCTGGCCGAGAATGCGGAGCACGGGTTCCTGTTGCTCGAAGACCTCGGCGACGCGACCTTTACCCGCGTCCTCGCCGAGGGTGGCGACGAGACCAACCTCTACGCGCTGGCGACCGACGTTCTGATCGCCCTGCACCGGCATGCGGGGTCGGTCGACGCCCCGGTTCCGCCCTACGACGATGGGCGCCTGCTCGACGAGGCGGTGCTGCTCGTCGACTGGTTCCTGCCGGCGGTGACGGGAACGCCGGTCACCGATTCCGACCGCAGCGACTATCTCGATTTGTGGCGCCAGATGCTACCAGTGGCGCGGGGCGTTCCGGATTCGCTGGTCCTGCGCGACTACCATGTTGACAACCTGCTTCGCGTCGACCGCCGCCAAGGGCTGGCCGCCTGCGGCTTGCTCGATTTCCAGGATGCGGTGATCGGACCCTGTCCCTACGATCTGGTGTCGCTGCTGGAGGATGCCCGTCGGGATATATCGGGCGTACTGATCGAATCCATGCACGCGCGCTACCTCGAAGCCTTCCCGGAGCTCGACCGCGACGCCTTCACCGCCAGTATGGCGGTGCTCGGCGCTCAGCGACACGCCAAGGTGATCGGGATCTTCACCCGCCTCGACCGGCGCGACGGGAAGCCGATCTATCTGCGCCATATTCCCCGTGTCTGGCGCTTGTTGGAGCGCAATCTGAGCCATCCCGCCCTCGCCGAGCTGCGTCGCTGGATCGACGAACGGGTGCCGCCGACGCTGCACGTCGCGCCGCCGCCGTGCCAAAGCCGATGA
- a CDS encoding bifunctional folylpolyglutamate synthase/dihydrofolate synthase: MKLDTLPNAAARRDIVLDRLLALHPKIIDLSLDRVHRLLDALDNPHHHLPPVVHVSGTNGKGSVLAYLRAILSAAGYRVHVYTSPHLVRFNERIVLAGTTIEDEYLIELLDEAERANFDQPITFFEITTIAAMLGFARNPADILLLETGLGGRLDATNVIDRPALTALTPVSLDHQQYLGDTLTQIAAEKAGILKPGVTAVIGPQPAEVLSLIDDRAAMLGAPVSAYGRDWTVSEAGPGFRFDGSEWRLSLPSPALPGGHQIANAATAIACLEHLPAFTVPATAIRQGLSQTVWPGRLQRLDHGPLVGTLPPGWALWLDGGHNEDAARALVGTLVRWNDCPLDLVVGMIDSKDPRAFLAPFAKIARRAYAVTIPGQSAAIAADDLVRAAADCGLEAAPAATVADAVRGLVAANDTPARILICGSLYLAGAVLGENA, encoded by the coding sequence CTGAAGCTCGACACGCTTCCCAATGCGGCGGCTCGCCGCGACATCGTGCTGGACCGCCTGTTGGCGCTGCACCCCAAGATTATTGATTTATCACTCGACCGCGTCCACCGCCTGCTCGACGCCCTCGACAACCCGCACCATCATCTGCCGCCGGTGGTGCATGTCTCCGGCACCAACGGCAAGGGATCGGTGCTCGCCTATTTGCGTGCGATTCTGAGCGCCGCCGGCTATCGCGTGCACGTCTACACGTCGCCCCATCTGGTTCGATTCAACGAGCGCATCGTTCTCGCCGGAACGACGATCGAAGACGAATATTTGATCGAACTGCTGGACGAAGCCGAGCGGGCCAACTTCGACCAACCGATCACCTTCTTCGAGATCACCACAATTGCGGCGATGTTGGGGTTCGCGCGTAATCCGGCCGACATTCTGTTGCTGGAAACCGGACTCGGCGGGCGCCTCGACGCGACCAACGTGATCGACCGGCCGGCGCTTACCGCCCTGACCCCGGTGAGCCTCGACCACCAGCAATATCTCGGCGACACCTTGACCCAGATCGCGGCCGAGAAAGCCGGTATTCTGAAGCCGGGTGTGACCGCGGTGATCGGCCCGCAGCCAGCCGAGGTCCTGTCGCTGATCGATGACCGCGCCGCCATGCTCGGCGCCCCGGTTTCCGCCTATGGCCGCGATTGGACGGTGTCCGAAGCCGGCCCCGGGTTTCGTTTCGACGGCTCCGAGTGGCGGCTTAGTCTGCCCAGTCCGGCCCTCCCCGGGGGCCATCAAATCGCCAACGCGGCGACCGCGATCGCCTGCCTCGAACACCTCCCTGCCTTCACCGTTCCGGCGACCGCGATCCGCCAGGGCCTGTCTCAGACGGTTTGGCCGGGCCGCCTCCAGCGCCTCGATCACGGACCGCTGGTCGGCACCCTACCGCCGGGTTGGGCGCTGTGGCTCGACGGCGGACATAACGAAGACGCAGCCCGCGCCTTGGTCGGAACCCTGGTGCGATGGAACGACTGCCCGCTCGATCTCGTTGTCGGCATGATCGACAGCAAGGACCCGCGCGCTTTCCTGGCGCCTTTCGCCAAAATCGCCCGGCGCGCCTATGCGGTGACCATTCCCGGTCAGAGCGCGGCTATCGCCGCCGACGACCTGGTCCGCGCCGCCGCCGATTGCGGCCTCGAGGCGGCGCCCGCGGCGACCGTGGCCGACGCCGTGCGCGGGCTTGTCGCCGCCAACGATACGCCGGCGCGGATCCTCATTTGCGGCTCGCTCTACCTGGCCGGCGCGGTGCTCGGTGAGAACGCGTAA
- a CDS encoding nucleotidyltransferase family protein — protein sequence MTGPARAMVLAAGRGERMRPLTETLPKPLIEVAGISLVDRVLAHLAAAGVESAIVNTHYLAAQIEERLAGRQAPGVEISHESELLDTGGGVANALPLLGAAPFFVVNSDALWTDGAAPTLRRLAASWDETLMDALLLVVPVAEAWGYDGKGDYEVAASGRLASRNGAAAPFVFAGVQILHPRLFAGVAVAPFSLKRLYDRAEDAGRLHGLVHDGAWFHVGTPAALTLAETRLAALP from the coding sequence ATGACCGGTCCGGCCCGGGCGATGGTGCTGGCGGCCGGGCGCGGCGAGCGGATGCGGCCGCTGACCGAGACGCTACCCAAGCCCCTGATCGAGGTCGCCGGTATATCGCTTGTCGATCGCGTGCTGGCTCATCTCGCCGCCGCCGGCGTGGAATCGGCCATCGTCAATACCCATTACCTGGCGGCACAGATCGAAGAACGTCTCGCCGGGCGGCAGGCACCCGGTGTCGAGATCAGCCATGAAAGCGAATTGCTTGACACTGGCGGCGGCGTGGCAAACGCATTGCCGCTGCTCGGCGCCGCCCCGTTCTTCGTCGTCAACAGCGACGCGCTATGGACCGATGGCGCCGCGCCGACCCTCCGCCGCCTCGCCGCGTCATGGGACGAGACACTGATGGATGCGCTGCTCCTCGTTGTACCGGTCGCCGAGGCCTGGGGCTACGACGGCAAGGGCGATTACGAGGTGGCGGCCTCAGGCCGTCTTGCGTCACGCAACGGCGCCGCGGCGCCGTTCGTCTTCGCCGGCGTTCAGATTCTCCATCCTCGCCTATTCGCCGGCGTCGCGGTCGCACCGTTTTCGCTCAAGCGGCTCTACGACCGGGCCGAGGATGCCGGCCGGCTCCACGGCCTGGTCCATGACGGCGCCTGGTTCCACGTCGGCACACCGGCCGCCCTGACCCTTGCCGAAACCCGGCTTGCCGCCTTGCCATGA
- the addA gene encoding double-strand break repair helicase AddA, translated as MNAADPIFRANADQRRASRPDASVWVTASAGTGKTKVLTDRVLRLLLAGTAPSRILCLTFTKAAAAEMALRINRQLAEWAVIDESELAATLTDLTGLTPDFGMMATARRLFADGIDAPQGLQIDTLHAFCQSILRRFPLEAGIAPHFEVLDERTASEVLHEAKAQFLLAAAGDDGGLAEAMGVLSGVAHENRFDELIQSLSAERGRFRDLVAGRGGAERLIGDLYLRLGVPPTETEADVLRRACRDDAVDGPALTAAAAALMESTKTDRGRGAVVAAWLGDRDDRVATWDTYVAAFLTAAGSRRKTLIGKEAASRAPQADAVLGAEADRIEAVEASRRVHRTVSATAALIRVGGAILDAYDVLKARRAALDYNDLVLLTRDLLRNAGAVSWVMYKLDEGIDHILIDEAQDTNPEQWQIVAALAGDFFAGETRDTEASPRTIFAVGDAKQSIFSFQRADPAGFAANRARFAELVGHAGQAWDEVDLDISFRSAAAILNAVDAVFAHDTARDGVVGPGLTLGHRPSRLGQAGRVELWPAAAPPEDPEIEAWAPPVDSHVQTDPEQRVAAMVSDRIAGWIETGERLPARDRAVRPGDVMILVRRRGSFVARMVRELKNRGIPVAGVDRMILNEQLAVMDLVALGAFLLLPGDDLTLATVLRSPLIELSETRLYDLAAGRGDRTLWAELTARRADNEDFATAHGRLAQLLATADFVPPFEFYARLLGSGGGRQRLLARLGPEAADAIEEFLSLALVFERSHPPSLQGFLAWFGAGSSEVKRELEQGRRDEVRVMTVHGAKGLQAPIVILPDTLQVPSERGVRLFWDRDVVLWPPRKADDEAIAARLRGEADARRIEEYRRLLYVAMTRAEDRLYICGWETRRAAPAGNWYELARAGMAPPVGSPFPVGDGAGLYIETEQTADAEKTADAVGPMEPTPIADWVTTLPPAEPSPPRPLAPARGDGTEPGLVSPLADGGHIFRRGLLIHKLLELLPETAPAERAPLCRRWLARRGDDLDPEVRTAIVAETLAVLDDPQFAPLFAPGSRAEVALTGIVGDRVVSGRVDRLAVTETEVLVVDYKTNRAPPREIADIPPIYLSQMANYRALLREIYPSKSIRCALLWTDGPGLMAVPDEALDGDVP; from the coding sequence ATGAATGCCGCCGATCCAATCTTCCGCGCCAACGCCGATCAGCGCCGCGCCTCGCGTCCCGACGCCTCGGTCTGGGTCACCGCTTCGGCCGGCACCGGCAAGACCAAGGTGCTCACCGACCGCGTCTTGCGGTTGCTGCTGGCCGGCACCGCACCGTCCCGGATCCTCTGCCTGACATTCACCAAGGCGGCGGCCGCCGAAATGGCGCTGCGCATCAACCGCCAATTGGCGGAGTGGGCCGTCATCGACGAATCTGAATTGGCTGCGACGCTGACCGACCTGACCGGACTGACCCCCGACTTCGGGATGATGGCAACGGCGCGCCGTCTGTTCGCCGACGGCATTGATGCCCCACAGGGCCTTCAAATCGACACGCTCCACGCATTTTGCCAGTCGATCCTCCGCCGCTTCCCGCTCGAGGCCGGCATTGCGCCCCATTTCGAGGTCCTCGACGAACGCACGGCGTCGGAAGTGCTGCACGAGGCCAAAGCGCAATTCCTGCTTGCCGCGGCTGGCGACGACGGCGGATTGGCCGAGGCCATGGGCGTGCTGAGCGGTGTCGCCCACGAAAACCGTTTCGATGAGCTCATCCAATCGCTGAGCGCCGAACGTGGCCGCTTTCGCGATCTTGTCGCCGGTCGTGGCGGGGCCGAACGCCTGATCGGCGATCTCTACCTGCGACTCGGCGTGCCGCCGACCGAAACCGAGGCCGATGTTCTCCGGCGCGCGTGCCGCGACGATGCCGTCGACGGCCCGGCACTGACCGCCGCCGCCGCCGCGCTGATGGAAAGCACCAAGACCGATCGGGGGCGGGGCGCGGTGGTGGCCGCCTGGCTCGGCGATCGCGACGACCGGGTGGCGACTTGGGACACCTATGTCGCCGCCTTCCTGACCGCAGCGGGTTCGCGGCGCAAGACGCTGATCGGCAAGGAGGCGGCATCGCGCGCGCCCCAGGCGGACGCGGTGCTGGGCGCCGAAGCGGATCGCATCGAAGCGGTCGAGGCGTCGCGGCGGGTACACCGCACGGTGTCGGCGACCGCCGCTCTGATCCGCGTCGGTGGTGCGATCCTCGATGCCTACGATGTCCTGAAGGCGCGGCGCGCGGCACTCGACTACAACGACCTCGTCCTGCTGACCCGGGACCTGCTGCGCAACGCCGGCGCCGTGTCGTGGGTGATGTACAAGCTCGACGAGGGTATCGACCACATTCTGATCGACGAGGCGCAGGACACGAATCCGGAGCAGTGGCAGATTGTCGCCGCCTTGGCCGGGGATTTCTTCGCCGGCGAGACGCGCGATACGGAGGCAAGCCCGCGCACGATTTTCGCGGTCGGCGATGCCAAGCAATCGATCTTCAGCTTCCAGCGCGCCGACCCGGCCGGCTTCGCCGCCAACCGCGCCCGGTTCGCCGAGCTGGTGGGCCACGCCGGGCAGGCGTGGGATGAGGTTGATTTGGATATCTCCTTTCGTTCCGCCGCCGCTATTCTCAACGCCGTCGATGCCGTGTTTGCCCACGATACTGCCCGCGACGGCGTCGTCGGCCCCGGTCTTACTCTCGGTCATCGGCCATCGCGCCTCGGCCAGGCCGGCCGGGTCGAGTTGTGGCCCGCGGCGGCACCTCCCGAAGATCCCGAGATCGAAGCCTGGGCACCGCCGGTCGACAGTCACGTCCAAACCGATCCGGAACAGCGCGTCGCGGCCATGGTGTCGGACCGCATTGCCGGCTGGATCGAGACCGGCGAGCGCTTGCCGGCCCGTGACCGCGCCGTGCGGCCCGGCGATGTCATGATTCTTGTTCGCCGCCGCGGTTCTTTCGTCGCCCGCATGGTCCGTGAACTCAAGAACCGGGGGATCCCGGTCGCCGGCGTTGACCGCATGATCCTGAACGAGCAGCTCGCGGTCATGGACCTGGTCGCACTCGGCGCGTTCCTGCTGTTGCCGGGCGACGACCTGACGCTGGCGACCGTCCTCAGGAGCCCGCTTATCGAGCTGAGCGAGACGCGGCTCTATGATTTGGCGGCCGGGCGTGGCGACCGCACGCTGTGGGCGGAACTGACGGCGCGCCGTGCCGACAACGAAGACTTCGCGACGGCACACGGTCGCCTGGCGCAACTCCTGGCGACAGCGGATTTTGTCCCACCGTTTGAATTCTATGCCCGGCTCCTCGGCTCCGGCGGCGGGCGGCAGCGATTGCTCGCCAGGCTCGGCCCCGAGGCGGCGGATGCGATAGAGGAGTTCCTCTCCCTGGCGCTGGTCTTCGAGCGCAGTCATCCACCGTCGTTGCAAGGGTTTCTGGCGTGGTTCGGCGCCGGGTCGAGCGAGGTCAAGCGCGAGCTCGAACAGGGCCGGCGCGACGAGGTCCGGGTCATGACCGTTCATGGCGCCAAGGGGCTGCAAGCGCCGATCGTCATCCTGCCCGATACCCTGCAGGTGCCGAGCGAGCGTGGCGTGCGCTTGTTCTGGGACCGCGACGTCGTGCTGTGGCCGCCCCGCAAAGCCGACGACGAAGCGATCGCCGCCCGACTTCGCGGCGAGGCCGACGCGCGGCGTATCGAAGAATATCGCCGCCTCCTCTACGTCGCCATGACCCGGGCCGAAGACCGGCTCTATATCTGCGGCTGGGAGACCCGGCGCGCGGCACCTGCCGGCAACTGGTACGAGCTGGCCAGGGCGGGAATGGCGCCACCGGTGGGGTCCCCGTTTCCGGTCGGTGACGGCGCCGGATTGTATATCGAAACCGAGCAAACGGCGGACGCGGAAAAGACGGCGGACGCGGTTGGTCCAATGGAGCCGACACCAATCGCCGACTGGGTGACGACCCTGCCTCCCGCCGAACCGTCGCCGCCGCGGCCGTTGGCGCCGGCGCGGGGCGACGGCACGGAACCGGGGCTGGTCTCGCCGCTGGCCGACGGCGGGCACATATTTCGCCGCGGCCTGCTTATCCATAAGCTGCTCGAGCTGCTGCCCGAGACGGCGCCAGCGGAACGCGCCCCGTTGTGCCGGCGTTGGCTCGCCCGGCGTGGCGACGATCTCGACCCGGAGGTGCGCACTGCGATTGTTGCGGAAACTCTGGCCGTCCTCGATGATCCCCAATTCGCGCCGCTTTTTGCACCGGGCTCGCGCGCCGAGGTTGCCCTGACCGGAATCGTCGGCGACCGGGTAGTCAGCGGTCGGGTCGATCGCCTCGCGGTGACTGAAACAGAGGTTCTGGTGGTCGACTATAAGACCAATCGAGCGCCGCCTCGCGAGATTGCCGATATCCCGCCGATTTACCTCTCGCAGATGGCCAACTATCGTGCTCTGTTGAGGGAAATTTACCCTTCCAAATCAATACGTTGTGCGCTGCTGTGGACGGATGGACCGGGCCTGATGGCGGTGCCGGACGAGGCCCTCGACGGCGACGTGCCTTGA
- the addB gene encoding double-strand break repair protein AddB — protein MSGAPAVYTIPPWCSFADALARGLLADTAGHPERLADTVVLVPTRRAVRALSEAFLRQSAGRPTLLPRLSAIGDVEEDALWLEPADLHEDIALEVPPAIGDLQRRLLLSRLIGAEQKGLKKARQGGTTGHRPLTADQGARLAAELARFLDQVQIERLSFDRLEDLVPDDYAAHWQVVLRFLRLLTRHWPNVLAQHGQIDAATRRNRLLEAQSELWRRSPPPAPVIAAGSTGTVPATADLIKVVAGLPRGAVVLPGLDPNLDDTDWSELPATHPQAAMARLLDHIGVARQAVADWPGAVDATGSPARAALVSAALRPAAGTAAPTGDINRAAAAAALEGVFRVDCATGEEEAGVAALVLREVLDTPGKTAALVTADRVLARRVAAELLRWDVKVDDSAGIPLALTPVGVFLRLTARMAAGDLAPVDLLAVLKHPLAAGGVAPETFRARARELERAVLRGPRPAPGFDGLKRVMRGPRYADLRRWLTQLKAGGAPFVRAVGRRRVRLAKLVDAHVAFAEWLAAGAEQSGAARLWSGETGEAAAHFVAELAAAAAGQPTMAGAEYPALLDALMAGHVVRPRFGGHPRLAIWGPLEARLQQVDRLVLGGLNEGSWPADVRADPWMSRPMRKQFGLPPLERQIGLAAHDFCQAFCAAEVFLTRAERVDGTPTVESRWLSRLDVALSRAGVNPAGLRRAGHLIEWWRQLDRPAAYRPEPRPEPRPPVATRPRSLSVTQIESWLRDPYSIYARHILRLRPLDPIDAEPDAADRGTIIHDALDRFLKAYPAALPDDALDRLLEIGEASFRAFRDRPGVRAFWWPRFERIAGWFIGQEAARRVRVADSRSEVKGRAELTDDIAPFELRATADRIDRFTDGGLAIIDYKTGSVPQVREMRAGLAPQLPLEAVIAAADGFDGVPAAVARELAYWQLGGGAPAGTIRDFDGDPEAAMAAARAGLIALVRRFDDPETPYLPVPRPMAAPRYNDYAHLARVLEWSVGAPVGEP, from the coding sequence ATGAGCGGTGCACCAGCGGTTTACACCATTCCGCCGTGGTGTTCGTTCGCCGATGCGCTGGCGCGGGGCCTCCTGGCCGATACCGCGGGTCATCCCGAACGGCTCGCCGACACCGTCGTATTGGTGCCGACGCGCCGGGCCGTGCGCGCCCTGAGCGAGGCATTCCTGCGCCAGAGCGCGGGCCGGCCGACCTTGCTGCCACGGCTCTCGGCGATCGGCGATGTCGAGGAGGACGCGCTGTGGTTGGAGCCCGCCGACCTACACGAAGACATCGCTCTGGAAGTGCCGCCGGCGATCGGCGATCTGCAGCGGCGCCTGTTGCTCAGCCGCCTGATCGGCGCCGAGCAGAAGGGGCTGAAGAAGGCGCGCCAAGGCGGCACGACGGGTCACCGGCCGCTGACCGCCGACCAGGGCGCCCGGCTGGCGGCCGAGCTCGCCCGCTTCCTCGATCAGGTCCAGATCGAGCGACTGAGCTTTGACCGGCTGGAAGACTTGGTGCCCGATGATTACGCGGCGCATTGGCAGGTCGTATTGCGGTTTCTTCGCCTGCTGACCCGGCACTGGCCCAATGTTCTCGCCCAACACGGCCAGATCGATGCCGCGACGCGGCGCAATCGCCTGCTCGAGGCCCAGTCGGAGCTGTGGCGCCGATCGCCGCCGCCGGCGCCGGTGATCGCCGCCGGGTCGACCGGTACCGTGCCGGCCACCGCGGACCTCATCAAAGTGGTGGCGGGGCTACCGCGCGGCGCGGTCGTCCTGCCCGGCCTCGATCCGAACCTCGACGATACGGATTGGAGCGAGCTGCCGGCGACCCACCCGCAGGCGGCGATGGCACGCCTGCTCGATCACATCGGCGTTGCCCGCCAGGCGGTCGCGGATTGGCCCGGGGCGGTCGACGCCACCGGCTCTCCGGCGCGGGCGGCGTTGGTAAGCGCGGCCTTGCGCCCGGCCGCCGGCACCGCCGCGCCGACCGGCGATATCAACCGCGCCGCCGCCGCGGCGGCTCTCGAAGGCGTTTTCCGTGTCGACTGCGCGACCGGGGAGGAGGAGGCCGGGGTCGCCGCCCTGGTCTTGCGCGAGGTGCTCGATACCCCGGGCAAGACGGCGGCGCTGGTCACCGCCGATCGCGTTCTGGCGCGCCGGGTCGCGGCTGAATTGCTGCGCTGGGACGTCAAGGTCGACGATTCGGCGGGGATTCCGCTGGCGCTGACACCGGTCGGCGTATTTCTCCGTCTGACGGCGCGGATGGCCGCCGGCGACCTCGCCCCGGTCGACCTGTTGGCGGTGCTCAAGCATCCGTTGGCGGCGGGCGGCGTGGCACCCGAGACATTCCGCGCCCGTGCGCGCGAGCTCGAACGGGCGGTCCTGCGCGGGCCACGCCCGGCGCCGGGCTTCGACGGCCTCAAGCGGGTGATGAGGGGACCGCGCTATGCCGACCTTCGTCGCTGGTTGACCCAATTGAAGGCGGGTGGCGCGCCCTTTGTCCGCGCCGTCGGCCGCCGCCGCGTTCGCCTCGCCAAATTGGTCGACGCGCATGTCGCTTTTGCCGAATGGCTTGCCGCTGGTGCCGAGCAGAGCGGTGCGGCGCGGCTGTGGTCGGGCGAGACGGGGGAGGCGGCGGCCCACTTTGTCGCCGAACTGGCCGCGGCGGCGGCCGGCCAACCCACCATGGCCGGGGCCGAATACCCCGCCTTGCTCGACGCGCTGATGGCCGGCCATGTCGTCCGGCCCCGATTTGGCGGTCACCCTCGGCTGGCGATATGGGGCCCGCTCGAGGCCCGGCTGCAGCAGGTCGACCGCCTGGTCCTCGGCGGCTTGAACGAGGGCTCGTGGCCGGCCGACGTGCGCGCCGATCCGTGGATGAGCCGGCCAATGCGGAAGCAATTCGGCCTGCCACCGCTGGAACGCCAGATCGGCCTGGCGGCCCACGATTTCTGCCAGGCGTTCTGCGCCGCCGAGGTCTTCCTTACCCGGGCCGAGCGGGTGGACGGCACGCCGACGGTCGAATCGCGTTGGCTGTCCCGGCTCGACGTCGCGCTCAGCCGTGCCGGGGTCAATCCGGCAGGGCTCCGCCGCGCCGGGCACCTGATCGAGTGGTGGCGGCAGCTCGACCGGCCGGCGGCCTACCGCCCGGAGCCACGGCCGGAACCGCGGCCGCCGGTGGCGACGCGTCCGCGATCGCTGTCGGTGACCCAAATCGAGAGCTGGCTGCGCGATCCCTATTCGATCTATGCCCGCCATATCCTGCGGCTGAGGCCACTCGACCCGATCGACGCCGAGCCCGACGCCGCCGACCGGGGAACGATTATCCACGATGCGCTCGACCGATTCCTCAAAGCCTATCCCGCGGCGCTTCCCGACGATGCACTCGATCGCCTGCTGGAGATCGGCGAGGCCAGCTTTCGTGCCTTCCGCGACCGTCCCGGCGTGCGCGCCTTCTGGTGGCCGCGCTTCGAACGCATTGCCGGCTGGTTCATAGGCCAAGAGGCGGCGCGGCGGGTCCGGGTCGCCGATAGCCGGTCCGAGGTCAAGGGTAGGGCGGAGTTGACCGATGATATCGCGCCGTTCGAGCTGCGGGCGACGGCGGACCGGATCGATCGTTTCACCGACGGCGGTCTGGCGATCATCGATTACAAGACCGGGTCGGTACCGCAAGTTCGGGAGATGCGCGCCGGGTTGGCGCCGCAATTGCCGCTCGAAGCAGTCATCGCCGCGGCCGATGGCTTCGACGGTGTGCCCGCGGCGGTGGCTAGGGAACTTGCCTATTGGCAGCTCGGCGGCGGCGCACCGGCCGGCACGATCCGCGATTTCGACGGCGACCCCGAGGCGGCGATGGCCGCGGCGCGCGCCGGCTTGATTGCCCTCGTCCGCCGCTTCGACGATCCGGAAACGCCGTATTTGCCGGTCCCGCGGCCGATGGCGGCGCCGCGCTACAACGATTATGCCCATTTGGCGCGGGTCCTCGAATGGTCGGTCGGCGCCCCGGTCGGCGAGCCATGA
- the trxA gene encoding thioredoxin TrxA — translation MTTTKVTDDSFENDVLNASGPVIVDFWAEWCGPCLQIAPALEDLARDLSEKVTVAKLNIDENPTTPQKYGVRGIPTLMMFKDGQVAATKVGSVPKSQLYDWVESAI, via the coding sequence ATGACAACGACGAAAGTGACGGATGACAGCTTTGAGAACGATGTCCTCAACGCGTCCGGGCCGGTGATCGTGGATTTCTGGGCCGAGTGGTGCGGTCCCTGTCTTCAGATCGCGCCCGCGCTCGAGGATCTCGCGCGCGATCTTTCGGAAAAAGTCACCGTCGCCAAGTTGAACATCGACGAGAACCCGACCACGCCGCAAAAATATGGCGTGCGCGGCATCCCGACCCTGATGATGTTCAAGGACGGGCAGGTGGCGGCGACCAAGGTCGGCAGCGTGCCCAAGAGCCAGCTTTACGACTGGGTCGAGTCCGCGATCTGA
- a CDS encoding acetyl-CoA carboxylase carboxyltransferase subunit beta, with protein MNWLTNFVRPRIRALVSKTEVPENLWEKCPGCEQMLFHRELEANLRVCQHCNYHMRIGAAKRLDMLFDDATYALIEMPKVEPDPLKFRDRRRYSERLKDAQAKTGHSDALIAAQGTIGGIQSVLAVLNFEFLGGSMGLAVGEGLLTAARQAVALKAPFIVISASGGARMQEGILSLMQMPRTVIAVNQVRDADLPYIVILADPTTGGVSASFAMLGDITIAEPGAVVGFAGSRVIEETIREKLPDGFQRAEYLLDHGIVDMVVDRHKMRDTMIRLLGFLTPQDIIALPAMKSERKTKPDAKLEPRAADTAIASEPEGEES; from the coding sequence ATGAACTGGCTCACCAATTTTGTCCGTCCCCGAATCCGCGCCTTGGTCAGCAAGACCGAAGTGCCCGAGAACCTGTGGGAGAAGTGCCCCGGCTGCGAGCAGATGCTGTTCCATCGCGAGCTGGAGGCCAATCTACGGGTCTGCCAGCACTGCAACTACCACATGCGGATCGGCGCCGCGAAGCGTCTTGATATGCTATTCGACGACGCGACCTACGCACTCATCGAGATGCCCAAGGTCGAGCCCGACCCGCTCAAATTCCGCGACCGCAGGCGTTACAGCGAACGGCTGAAAGATGCCCAGGCCAAGACCGGACATTCCGACGCCCTGATTGCGGCCCAAGGTACCATCGGCGGCATACAGTCGGTTCTCGCGGTTCTCAATTTCGAATTTCTCGGCGGATCGATGGGGCTGGCCGTCGGCGAAGGTTTGTTGACGGCGGCCCGCCAAGCGGTGGCGTTGAAGGCGCCCTTCATCGTCATCTCTGCCTCGGGCGGCGCGCGGATGCAGGAAGGGATCCTCTCGCTCATGCAAATGCCGCGCACGGTGATCGCCGTCAATCAAGTGCGGGATGCGGACCTGCCCTATATCGTCATCCTGGCCGACCCGACGACCGGCGGCGTATCGGCATCGTTTGCCATGCTTGGCGATATCACCATCGCCGAGCCGGGCGCGGTGGTCGGATTTGCCGGCTCGCGGGTCATCGAGGAGACCATTCGCGAAAAGCTGCCCGACGGATTCCAGCGCGCCGAGTATCTGCTCGACCACGGCATTGTCGACATGGTGGTCGATCGCCACAAAATGCGCGACACGATGATCCGGCTGCTTGGTTTCCTCACCCCGCAGGACATCATCGCCCTGCCGGCGATGAAGTCGGAGCGGAAGACGAAACCGGACGCGAAACTGGAGCCTCGCGCCGCGGACACCGCCATCGCCTCTGAGCCCGAGGGGGAAGAGAGCTGA